The genomic window GGATCCGATTACCTTGCAGATGGGTAAACTTCCATGCTAGCTGGAGAAGCTGGATAAACAAATACATATGGCAACAAAGTTTCGGAATGGTATGACAAATGGGTCGGAAATATGCCTCCCATTAAGATGGTGGAAACTGGTGCATTTGGATATGAAGGTATGTGAGTTAATTCTTAAATCCAACATATTTTGTTGATATTCTTACATTTACTAAGGATAAATTCCTATAATGAATAAAATTTGGAAACAAATCAAAGCAGGGATAACGTATTTATTACCATATGATTTGTAAGTATTTGTTACTACTTTGATTTGTCTGACATGCTTCTGTTATGTATTGATCTTTTTCTAAACAGGCATTGCAGGGTGAAGAGGCTAAGTTTAATGCTTTAGATCTCGCTTCAATCTAGAAGAAGGTGAACCAACAATATATTTCAAGACTCTGTTCTCCCGAATCTATACCTGGTTGTGAGAATTCCATTCGCAGTTACGATTTGAATTTTTGTTGATACCAGGCGATCTGATTATATAATCTTTCTCTGGACTAGAAAATCGCAGGTTGccttaaaatataaataaaaatgcCCAGGTTAAAATACATTGCCGGAAAATTTAACTATCAACCTCTTATTACAATCAATTTTTGTGAATACATCCTTTTAACTATTTTAACTGCCATAAAATCAACAATTCTCCGGTAGAGAAACCACCATTTCTGTTTATTTATAAGTAAAACGAAAAACAAACCCCAGAATCCAACTACAAAATCCATGGAGACAATAGCATACAACAAAAACTTCTCATTTCCACTCTCTTGATCGTCTTCATCAACCTTACTTGAAGGATTGGTATCACCAGTACCGTTTTTATGGTCACCGTTGCAATCTTTCTTCAAAGGAAATCCACACAATAAATCATTCGCCGAAAACACCGAACCATCCAAACTCATGGTATCAAAGTGGTTCCCTCTTGGAATCTTTCCTCTCAAATTATCCGAAAACAAGTCATTTGATTTCCTAGCAAGCAAAATTAGTCAATGTTGTTCCACCCTAACGAAAATCCAAATTAGTAACAGAAGAATTTGAGACGTTTCATTGTTTGGTCTCCTACTCTCCTTCACTTGATTGATATCTTGGTTTCTTATAGCCCAGGAGAGGTTTTGGTAAGCAAATGGCCATTACTGACTTGGTAATATTGGTGTCCATAGGTTTTATATGCTGAAGATCGTGATAACAAGATTCTTTTTGATTGATTTATACTCAACAATTCTCTTTTAATCAAGTTTGGAACAGATTCAGTTAGGCTTCGTCCTAACTGTTTGATTATATGCCTGACAAAGCTTATTTACCATCAGCAACCGTCATTTTGAAGCCTGTTGCGGAAATACTGTTCTTTCGTTCAAAGAAACCATCAAGAGGTAAACCTTAATCTTCTATTTCCAATCCCATAGATTGAGGGTTCTTATATTGTTGGTTTGGGTTATAATAAGATTACATTTGTTTGAAATAATAGTGAACTTGCATTGTCAGTTATTGTTACTGCTTTTAGGTAATTAATGATTTTGAACTGTTTAGCGAAGTGTAGTGTTAGTCAAGTACCAATTTAAATTACAACAGACTTCTTATAGAAGTCAAAAACATTTTATTATTGTCAATTTTCATAAATACATCCTTCTACTATTTTAATTGCAACAGAATCGATAGTTCTCTAATAGGGAAACCACCATTTCTGTTTCTTTAGAAGCAAAACACAAAATCAACCCCAAATTCCAATTGTAAACCCCATTGCAACTATAGCATACAATAAAAACTTCTCTTTTCCATCAGCTTTACTTGAAGGATTAGTACTACCTGTACTAATATTATTGTCGTCGTCGCAAAGTTTCTCTGTAGGAAATCCACACAATAAATCGTTCCCAGCAAAAGCGGAACCATCCAAACTCAGTGTTTCAAAGTGATTTCCTCTAGGAATCCTCCCGCTCAAATTATTATGAGATAAGTTCAGAACCCCAAGGGAGTCAATGTATGTCAAACTCTGTGGGATCTGTCCAGAAAGTCTATTGGAACTCAAATCCAAAGACTCTAGACCAGACATGTTCCCGACACTAGCTGGGATAATACCCGAGAAAAGATTATGAGATAGATTAAGCATAACAAGTCCCTGTAATAGCCCTATCTCTTCTGGAATGTTCCCGTCGAGAATGTTGCACGATAGATCTATCCCCGATATGAAGCCTTCCAGTAAATCAAATTGTGAGCTGGTACCCTTGATAACCAACTGAAATTGAACGTCCGACTCTACTATGAAGTTGTCTGTAGACATACTTGTTAGCTTTGCCCAGCTTCCTATTTTCATAGGAATTGGACCTGATAGGTTGTTCATTGACAAGTCTAGTATTAGAAGCTTGTTCAATTGGGTAATATCTTCAGGTATGGAGCCAGTGAAGTTGTTCGACCTTAAAGAAATGAATGCAAGGGAATTCAGTGAACCAAGACCCCTGGGTAAAACACCTTCAAAGTTGTTGTTTCCTAAGTTGAGAACTGTCAAAGACAAAAGTCCTACGGTGGACTCTGGAAGCACACCATTGAGAttattgttgtttaattgaagatGACCCAGCTGAAATGGAAGCTCATTTGGAATATTTCCAGTCAGATTGTTGTTGCCGAGGTTTAGATTATGAAGAGAATTGCAGTACCCTATACTGGAAGGTATAATCCCAGATAGTTTGTTGTAAGAGAAATCAATTGTTCGCAGTTTTCCTGCTTTCTGTGAACATATTGAAGAAGGAATTGAACCTGAAATTTCATTGTTATTTAGAATAACTAAGGATGCTCTAGACAGTCTTTCCCCAGCTCCCATAGAGATTTCACCATTAAGTTTATTATGTGATAAATTGAAAGTGTCGACAGCTTGTGGCGGAAGAGGCAAAGGACCGCGAAGTTTGTTGTTAGACAAATCTAAGTGATtgagattttggagtttggagatgCAGGAAGGGATCGCTCCTGTGAGGTTATTATAAGACAAATCCAAATACTTCAAAAGTGTAAAATTACAAATGAAAGCAGGGATAAATCCTTTTAGATTGCATGATCTCAATCGTAAAAACTCTAGTCTAAAGCCAGGTGATGGATATTGGTGTTGATCTATAACTACTGTTAACTTATTATAACTCAGGTCTAAAGAAGTTAGGTTTAGTTCATTAAGCATAACTGTTCCTCTAAATGAGTTGTGGGAAACATCACAGAAACTAAGATTCCGAAGCTTGGTGATGCAGCTTGGTATGGTTCCTGTCATATTGTTAGATTGTAAATCAAGATGTTGAAGAGAAAAAGCCTCACAGATAGATTTTGGCATGGGTCCTTGGATATTATTGTTAGACAAGTCAAGAAAGTTTAGATATTTTAGATCGGAGATTGAAGATGGTAAATATCCTTGAATTGAACACCCTGAGGCAGAAAGAATAGATAGTGATGTTAAATTAGCCAGTTGTAATGGGATTGATGAGTTGATagtattgtgattcattttgagaGAGGACAGACGTGAGAGATTGTGAAACTGATGGATTGGAAAACCTGATCCAGTTATATTGCAATACGAGACATCGAGATCCCTGAGATTCCAAAGATATGAAATATGCTCTGCAAAATTCTCTTGTGAGGACGTAGGCTCAGATAAATCAATACCAGTCAACCTTAATACCTGGAGATTTCCTAAACCTCTAACCCATTTTATTGATAATAATTCTAAGCAAGGGGTCCTAAAAATAGATTCTCTATCGGTCTGCAACACGCAAGATAAACCGAGGTAATCTAAAGACGATAGATTACTAAATTGTGTTGAAATCGACCCTGAAATGCTGGAATGGGAGAGATCAAGATGAGTTAATCCCGTCAGATAAGAAAACTGTGTGATATCTGATCCCCGTAAATCATTGAAAGAAAGATCAAGATACTCGAGGTGGGTAATATTTGAAAGGGAATGAGATATGTTACCTCGCAGTGCAGTATTTGGTTCTGGGTTGTTGTATGATAAACTTTGAGAAGCATTTTCATATAGGTGTCTTTCCAAGTCTATATTCCGGAGGTCAATGGATATGACATGAAAAGACTCACTTGAACATCCAATACCACGCCAATCACAGCAGTTTTGATGTTGGACACTATCTTGCCAAGAAGCTAAGCGATGAGAAGGATCTTCTAAAGAAGACTTGATATTCAAGAGAGCCGTCCTTTCTTGCTCATGGCATCCATGTGACGCCAACGGGCATTGAATGATGCTGATCAATAATAATAAGAGCAAGAAACCAagatgaataagaagaagaggaaatgATGTTATTTGATTGAATGAATTCATGGCTAACTGAAGAAAATATTAACTGAATTGATTTTATGAAGCTTTTGTTTGATGAATGAATATATAGAATTGCAAATGTATATAATAGTATCTATAGATCTAACTTTAGCATTACAATTATTTGAAACTGATTCAACTTTCCTTTGTTGACTAGTATGAGAGTGATCTTGACTTGGAAGATGGAAGTTTAGATTCTTGATCTTATTTTCTTTGTATGTAGGTCTCAACATAAGAACATTTCATTGTATTAATTACATCCACTCGTACGTAGAAGAAAGTTGGTgataggcatgtggaagagataAGAATCAAGTGATCAATCTCGGTCAGTCATTTAGAACCCGTAAAGGGGGTTTAGTTGAAAATTCAGCTGTGGATGTATTCAGCtgcatttgatcatttcattGCATGGAATTGGATTCCCAGTTCAGAGGGGCAGAAGGCACGTTTCATTCTGTTGCCTGGCTTTCTGCTGTGTATGGTAATTGTGGACACTTCTCATTGAGCAGACATTAACCACGGAGATATTGTGGTAGGAAATAATATGAGTAGAGGATATATGAACGGCCCAGGCCGACTTCAAGAAGTCCTGTCTAATTGAACAGCACATCCAACGGAGAATGTATAGGTGATCGGAATGTTTGCGATTCCAAGTACATCATCTGacactaattaaccacgagaataTCTGAAAAACGTAACTCCAAAACACCCAACACAGCTATTTGAGGTAATTGTCAAATAATTTCAACTTTGTATACTTTGGAATAGATTTAGTAAGACTTAATCTTAgctgtttgataaaatgcttgaCAGGGATTACATAAGTTTAGGAGAGCCCTTCTTTCCTTATCATGGCACCCATGAGAGGATGATGGGCAAAAAGTGATGCTGATTAGATAAAATAATATGAATTGACTAAGATATGTAAATGATGTTATTTGGAAGGCTGTTTTTAGGCATATCAAAATCTTTCTGGGCATACCAAGTGAAAACAAAAAGGGAtgtcaaataacaaaatcagaaagccccttaaccaaatttttTATAATGACAATTCTGTCCTTTATGTATTAATGTtaataatctggattagtgataaaaaaatttgtttagtgattaagataattttcagaattatatgGTTTGTTGTGAGAATGATTcatatgatgaagacattgatgaggaacaaaCTGAAGAACAAACTCAAGGAAGATTATTATGAGCCAAATCtatatgatgaagacattgatgaggaatcCAATGCTTCTAGTACACAACTACACTTCTATACTATGCTTAATCTCACTTTTATAGCtcgaaattatcaaaagtttttattttttcattgagGTTTGGCGAACGATGAAgaggttcggcttacatctatgagcttAACCGATcccttgatgaacagttcggctagcagaaactgtttaggtatgcgccaaacatatattttccacttccaacccatttgctagacactagttcggcttgtataaATTTTTTCTAGAAAatcgaacctattcctgagagttgtggaataaaaaatgttaattgtTCGGCtcatataatgaaaatcgtatgagccttcaagatcgttttcaacctcaagaacaaGAATAAGTTCGGCTTAATATATCAGTCGAACCCAtctggatattgacaactaatgaacagttcggcaagctgaaagtgttattattatgagccgaaccaactagttcggctCGTTTTAAAATGacataatgagccgaacctaatcctatgtgatctggaagaaaaattatgtgaggttcggcttatattgagaaaatcgtaagcgccaaaccttttggtagtacatggttcggctatttacataagtattatataagccgaacctgatcaTTTATATTCATGATAATTGTTGGGGTAAGAGATttgtattggttcggcacataatgtgaatatcgtaatagccgaacctctaTACATCTTTATCTGTGACTAGCTTCGGCTTggaatttcatgccgaactgttcatatacacttacatgaagcttttgtgaagaacagttcagCTAAacacgcaactcaattttgaaccgaacccaacaccgtaaccgtcatttaatcgatgaaaacagcaaataggagattgggtttgtaaaacttattttcttatcctcatttccggagttggagatgaagttggttcaattggtggttgattttcagtttctacaccttcatcttcaattggttcttcttcttcaattgatggattataagacgatttggtttgcctagtccctgcttttctttgtacgagtcattatgtagttgaatttaatcgacgatcaaatttttgcgaatcgataattaattacggtgatgaacttttttttcgcgggaggggaagagttcggctagaggaggaagaagaaaagatgttaagggaaactgattttgattttttagaaaactgattttatatttttgtatcaagggtatataggtaattgaactacccctaggataccccttataagaTCACCTAAAATGGGACAAGATTTtgatatgcctagaaagattttggtatgtctAAAAACAGCGTTCGTTATTTGAGTAGGAATATTGAATGAATGCATGGCTAACTGAAAAATAATCAACTCTATTATTGATTGATTTTATGAAGCTTCTGTTTGATTTGAAATTGGTTTCAACTCTCTTTCGTTGACTAGTATTACAGTGATCTTGACTTTAAGAATTGAATACTAAAGTAACTAAGCCTACTTTTTTCTTTGGCTGTAGGTCTAAAGACGAGGACATTTCATTTAATTCCTCTCTTCTCTTCGTAAGGGTGTGATGTTTAACAGAGAGTAACAACCGTTGGCGCATTTGAAACCAATCTTGCAATTGTTTAATTGTTTCAATTTTaattgtagttgtaggaaatcctataaCATACACCCAAGTTatacataagataaatctaagacATCATTTAGCAAACTATAATTCATTTCTCGAGAGAGAATAAATATAAGAAGTTGTATGAAACCCTAATAACTTGGAGCACAAAATAACTTTTTCTTTCTTAAATGCTAATCTcagctctcaaaaagatctctctattTACAATGACTTCTCGCCTCTTTTATAGGTaggttacatagtggaggacatctAATTAAACCCTTATTTTCGGATTTGGGAGGGCGTTAACTTCTCCTTGCCTTATAATTGTCGCATTGACACTTTAATTTCCCGAGCATGATCTTCATGCTTTTGGTGTGATTTGGTGACATTATCTCATTTGTCATCAAGAGTGTATTGAACGCTTCATATTCGCATGTTACCACATGGATTCCTTCGCTCTATTAATGCTTGTGCggtattttgctcccacatttttcctcttctcgtATCATTCTTTTGAAGAAAAAGCGTCAAGAGAAgtcttgttttcttattttcccgCACTAGCCTGTCTTTTCGTATTCTTTTAACCGACAATTTTCCGGAATTCACGCATAACCGTATAAACGTATTGACTTACCCCCTTTTAACTGACGCGTCTCCTCATTTGACCTGCTTTCTCAAAAGTTTCCCTATTTAACGGCTTCACTGGGTGAagaaatttttctttcctttactTTCCCATCTTCTCTATGAATCTTCTGCATCTTCACCTTCCtgtagggatggtcatggggcgggtatggggcgggtagtgttaatcccagtcactgccccgttcgtaaaaaaaatacccatccccgccccgttacccatatgaattggggcggggcaggtatggggaatacccatatggggcgggtttctcatgggttacccgtaacactgaattaatacataaatttgattataatcaaaacttaaatatgattcaaacaaaaataataacgtatgaacgacgaattctggaatcttaaattcagtaatttattttaaagtgaacaaaagaatctgttaatgacttattagtttttctgttttttcctgtcccattctatcttcatccacgttaaccatttcattatatgcatcattttctctattttaacttttagagaatgtgtttggtcacaaaaaaaaagaacaaaagtgatgaatgtacaagaacgatcgagaatatgataaatgaaagaaagctccactaagtggtggaagtataaatattatacacattgttgcataaaagtctaaactcctaacttgtgaaagatacggggcgggtatggggcggggaccttgaatcccatccccaccccatccccgTATCTCagttttcgggtattacccatatccgatcccatctccatttttgcgggtaaaaccctacccgaacggggcgggtacccacggggatgggtttgggtgggacAAATGGTCATCCCTAGCTTCCCGAAGCTTCCGTTTTCTCAAAATCTTCATCCTCTCAGAATCTTCATTTGTGCCTGTTTTTTCTTGACTTTATGGATTCACCCAACATGTTAGTTTGTTCTTCTgtcattattattttgtttttcttctttaatattcgACCACCATTGTTGttatgctgctgctgctcttcTGCTGCTGGTTTTGTTCTTCATATTCTCACACTGTTTTATTTCAGCAAAGATTCTTCATCTGGTGGTATTGTCATCGAAGTTCCAAACTATAATTCTTCCTCGAGTTCCAAGGGCGTCGAGTCTCACAAGAGGAAACTTTCGGGCAACAAGGTAATAAGAAATACTTTTTTACTTTAATTTCTCTCCTTGGAGAAAAATAATATTGTTACCTTTGTTTCTTATCTATTTTGTTTGTGTGAAGGATTATGAGGGTGAAACTAAGCGCGAAAAGAAGAGGATTAAGAAACAACGCCCCCTTTCCAAAATTGATACAACTATTGATCTTCCAGTTGTCGAATATACATTTCAACCTCTCTGATTTCCTCATGCTTCAGTCACATCTTCCCTAGTTAATAGTGAATTTTTAGCCCCTTTTCCTTCTGTTGAGTCACAGAATATCTCCTCTGATGAAGCCACCACATTCCCTCGAAGGATGTTGTCGCGCCTGTCTCTGAGGATGCTCCCGCTTCAGTAGAAGATATCACCTCCTTAGCTTCAAAGAATATTACCTCCCCTGTGAAGGATACCACtactgtagagttggaggatgctACCGCGCCTTCAAAGGATGTCATTATTAGTTGTTCCATGATTTCCTCATATCCTATGGGGCAACTTCTGCTGGTGGGGGTACTCTTCAAAGAGTTGACTCCGGAACTAAGTTGCTACTGGATATCGTTAATATCACACGTTCTTCCAGTATCGATCCTTCTCAATCTCGGGTTTGTGACGCCCTTGCCAAATTGTTGTGTGAGCCTTCTTCAGATAAATCAAATAGGAGCGAGACCTTCTCTCAATTGGACCCAAATGTTCACCTTGCTTTTGATCGCCTGGTATGTATCTTCTCATCTACCCTTTCGTTTACACTATCTTACCGCGCTCTTATATTTTATTCAACTTTTTAGGAATCTCGTCGCCGCTTAATCCAGACTGAAGGGTTTTCTGAGTCTAATAATATCATCTTGGAACTTTCTCAACAAGTTACTAAGCTAAAGGTAGACCTTTTATCCGAGATTATTGCATCCGAGAATCTCCGTTCCAAAAATCAAGAACTCAAAGGTATGTTCCTTTTTCAACATCCATTTCTGCATTTTTCcgcgtttttatttatttttgaatttcttcGCACGTATGTAAAGGTTTAAACCAAAAGCGTGTCACCGAAAAATTTAGTTACCAACATTCTGCTGAGGATGCCCGAGCTGATAATGAGAGGTTGCAGAATCAATTGAACCAATTAATTAATAATCACTCGTATCTGCTTGACAAAATTGACAATCTAAAGAGTGAAAATCTTTATTTATGCAATCAATACGATTTTCTGGGTTCCCAAGTGTCCAATCTTTCAGGATTATTATATAGCTATGATTTAAGGAATCGAACTCTATCAGATAAAAATCAAGTCCTTGCTGAGGAGAGGCGATCTTTTATGAGTGTGAAGGCGATGTTTACGCGTCACTATTTGGCCCTTCAGAAAACTTGCAATGATCAAGAAGAATCTCTTCGCACCTTAAAAACCGACATGATGACGATGTGAAGAGATTAGAAGAATCTCTCCGCTTTTTAAAAAACCATCATGGTGAAGATGTGAAGAGATTAACCTTAGAGAATGATAAAATTATTTAGAGTAAAATAAATGTGACTGTGAATATGAATAAACTCCGAGAACATCATAAACAACTAAAGGGTTCTTATGATCTCTTCGTAAAGGAGAATGCCTCCatttctcaagatgaaaagaagattCGGTCCTACCTTCAAGGTTtagttggtgatgattttgatatgTGTATGGAGATTATTAAAAATAGTGGTCTTTCCATATCCCACCATTTCACTTCTCATAGGGAAGGTAGTCATATTGAGATGGATGCCTCAGCTTTTCCTTTGATTTATCCTTTTTCTATTTGTCTTCATTTTACCTcccttgttttgattttgaattttttgctTCTGCAGCCTCTGAAAAATCAAATCAACTCATCATCAAAATATTGAGGTATGATCTTTCAAAGGCGCAAAAGGAACGTGGAAAGCTCTCTGTGAAACTTTCATCCACCCAAGATAAGGCGAATAGAAGATTTTCCTACTTGAGCGATTGATGGAGGTTTCCGTAGAGAACACCAAGAAAAGTGCCGCGCATGACCTTTATGCAAAGTCCAAGGCTCTTGCAGATCAAGTTTGTCTCACTTATTCACTTCCTTTGTTAAAGTTGACGCCCCTTGAAGTTCCTGCTGACAAAAAGCTTCCTGaacctgatagtgattatgatgatgagagtgatgatgatgatgagaccCCTCCTCCATATGATCATCCCAAGGAGAGTGAAGCTAATGACGGGCCCTCTAAGAATTCAAATGTTGATAGTGAAAATCCAGCACTAAATCAAGATTTGCCTCAGAATGATCCCTAGTTCTTTTTCTTTAGATGTGAATCTTCCTCTTTcttttgttagagaactgctcggtcgaactcacaagtgtttctatctcaatcttgtttgtctaaatttagttataaaaactataagtcttgatttct from Papaver somniferum cultivar HN1 unplaced genomic scaffold, ASM357369v1 unplaced-scaffold_80, whole genome shotgun sequence includes these protein-coding regions:
- the LOC113344879 gene encoding receptor-like protein 12: MTGTIPSCITKLRNLSFCDVSHNSFRGTVMLNELNLTSLDLSYNKLTVVIDQHQYPSPGFRLEFLRLRSCNLKGFIPAFICNFTLLKYLDLSYNNLTGAIPSCISKLQNLNHLDLSNNKLRGPLPLPPQAVDTFNLSHNKLNGEISMGAGERLSRASLVILNNNEISGSIPSSICSQKAGKLRTIDFSYNKLSGIIPSSIGYCNSLHNLNLGNNNLTGNIPNELPFQLGHLQLNNNNLNGVLPESTVGLLSLTVLNLGNNNFEGVLPRGLGSLNSLAFISLRSNNFTGSIPEDITQLNKLLILDLSMNNLSGPIPMKIGSWAKLTSMSTDNFIVESDVQFQLVIKGTSSQFDLLEGFISGIDLSCNILDGNIPEEIGLLQGLVMLNLSHNLFSGIIPASVGNMSGLESLDLSSNRLSGQIPQSLTYIDSLGVLNLSHNNLSGRIPRGNHFETLSLDGSAFAGNDLLCGFPTEKLCDDDNNISTGSTNPSSKADGKEKFLLYAIVAMGFTIGIWG